ACGGGATTGACACAACGACCGAATCGCGACCGATCCAAGGCATCAGTTTTGGCGATGCCTTGCTGAATCGCGCGGCCGAAGAGGGGATCGATCTGCTCGTCGCTGGCGGCGCGCTCCCCTCCTCACCGGCCCCGCTGGCCACTCAATTATTGAAACAGATGACGATTCCGGTGCTGATGTCGAGTTGAGACACAGCGTTACGGCGACGACTGCCAGCCCCAACCCATATCAGTCAAGGAGTTGATCAATGGACTTTGAAAACCTGCTTTATAACTGCAATGAGGGGATCGCAACCCTCTACATCAACCGCCCCAAAGCCTTGAATGCCCTGAATGCTGCAACCATCAGGGAGTTGATCTCCGCGTTTACACGCATCGGCGCTGATGCTGAGGTCAAACTGGTGATTCTGACCGGAAGCGGCGAAAAAGCCTTTGTTGCCGGTGCCGATATTTCCGAAATGCAGCCGCTTGATGCGATCACCGGACGCCAGTTTGCGCTGCTGGGCCATCAGCTGGCGGCACTCATTGAAGAGCTGCCCAAGCCGGTCATAGCAGCGGTTAACGGCTTCGCCCTCGGCGGCGGCTGTGAACTGGCGCTCTGTTGCGACATTCGCCTGGCGAGCGATAACGCCCGCTTCGGCCAGCCCGAGGTCAATCTCGGCGTGATCCCCGGCTTCGGCGGCACCCAGCGTCTGGCCCGCCTGATCGGCAAGGGGCGCGCCAGCGAACTGATCATGACCGGCGATATGGTTGACGCCGCCGAGGCCTACCGGATCGGTCTGGTCAATAAGGTCTATCCCGCAGCTGAATTGCTGGCGGCGGCGCAGAA
Above is a genomic segment from Geopsychrobacter electrodiphilus DSM 16401 containing:
- a CDS encoding enoyl-CoA hydratase-related protein gives rise to the protein MDFENLLYNCNEGIATLYINRPKALNALNAATIRELISAFTRIGADAEVKLVILTGSGEKAFVAGADISEMQPLDAITGRQFALLGHQLAALIEELPKPVIAAVNGFALGGGCELALCCDIRLASDNARFGQPEVNLGVIPGFGGTQRLARLIGKGRASELIMTGDMVDAAEAYRIGLVNKVYPAAELLAAAQKMAQKIASKGPVAVGLAKAALRDGLETDLTRACAREADLFGLCFATADQKEGMQAFLEKRPAQFAGK